GGCATAAAAGATTCTGTGTTGGCAGGTATTAAAAAATGTCATGGAAACGAAGCTTTCAGTGGCTGGAGAATCCAGGCTATTACTTTAAAAGCAGTGGGTACTAATGGACCTCATGATATTACCACTTTCGGTCGTATTCCGGAAGCATTGACTAGATCGGTAAACAACTTACTAGAAAAATTCCATCAATCgttctttttttacttATTGCTTGCTCCAAGATACTTTGTATCCATTGGTACATATTTAGGAACTGCTGTGGTAGTGTCGGTTGCTTTCGTTTTGGCCTGCTTGGACCAAGTTCTAAACAATAAATTTAGTGGTCTTCCCCTACTCTCGGTATACAATATTTGGTCAGCGTTGGCTTTTGGTATAGCTCTCATGGCCTCATTTATTACTtcacaattttttttctatctACCGCAAGCAGaattacttcttcttgtaaacGTTGGCCTTGCTGCGCTCCCTTTGGCATTACGCAATCGCATCAAAATACAGGAACCCTTCTCTTACAGGTTCAAGGCATTTGCATATATGTACATGGCAATCGTCCTAACATCACTCTTAGTGCTAAATTACTCGCTTGCAATGGTAATGGGAGTTCTTGCTTTCCCAATGACAAGAACTACAACGATCCTCAAATCAGATATCCGCTTATCTCTTAGAAActttgttcttgtactAATATCAAACCCATTCATAGCCACATGGGCTGTCGTCAACCTCGTTGAACCAAGCCTATCAGGAACCAAAGTATTTTATGCCCTCATTGATGCCTGGCAACAGTTAGGCTGTTGGACATGGTATATATTATGTGTCGGTTGGTACCCTAGCTGGCTCTTAGTTACCTACGCTAACATTGAGGCCAATGAACTTccaattgaaaatgaagttaAAAAGGATTGAAGCTTTAAAAAATACCCATATTTCCTcctctcttcttcttcttcttcttcgttttcttGCTCCTCTGTTTCTACTTTCTCTTCTCTATgtagctcatctcatctcatctaGTTTCAGTTATTGGCATTAAGTAttagaggaaaaaaaacacatcaaAACTCTAACACACCtgtattcttcaaaagatcAATTTTGAACACGAATAATAGAGCGCTTGTGACATCTAATGAGTTACTGCTTCTCTTTCATTGTGCTACAGCATAATCTATTAGCCTATTGGGGGGGCGTGTACCTGCTGTTGTGGTGAAAACTCTATTAAATGACGGCTAATGATTTAAATGAGCAGAATGAGTTCAA
This genomic interval from Kluyveromyces marxianus DMKU3-1042 DNA, complete genome, chromosome 4 contains the following:
- the GAA1 gene encoding GPI-anchor transamidase subunit GAA1, which translates into the protein MALVEKLQRRIISIGLIPKLISKLTQLSLLCCVFGVGWLLILLPSDGQFRRTYISENALLPSQAYSYFRESEWNILRGYRAQLDIFQHVSQIPDINAEVAKWLQDFGVKTSVYKDENYGETLYGIFHAPRGDGTEAMVIAAPWYNEDGKFNTGGTALAISLTRFFSRWPVWSKNIIIVLSKDPKASLRSWVTAYHTSLDLTGGSIESAIVLDYPGTNDRFDYVQIHYDGLNGETPNLDLVNTAVHITEHEGMKVSIHGIPFAELDDNDYNSRLKTMLLGIKDSVLAGIKKCHGNEAFSGWRIQAITLKAVGTNGPHDITTFGRIPEALTRSVNNLLEKFHQSFFFYLLLAPRYFVSIGTYLGTAVVVSVAFVLACLDQVLNNKFSGLPLLSVYNIWSALAFGIALMASFITSQFFFYLPQAELLLLVNVGLAALPLALRNRIKIQEPFSYRFKAFAYMYMAIVLTSLLVLNYSLAMVMGVLAFPMTRTTTILKSDIRLSLRNFVLVLISNPFIATWAVVNLVEPSLSGTKVFYALIDAWQQLGCWTWYILCVGWYPSWLLVTYANIEANELPIENEVKKD